From the genome of Pseudomonadota bacterium, one region includes:
- the fmt gene encoding methionyl-tRNA formyltransferase has product MALRVAFMGSPQFSVSPLRAIEKAGHNIVAVYCQPPRPAGRGQNERPCPVHTVGQEMNVPIMTPVNFRKKCELDAFTALSLDVAIISAYGIILPKEILEAPRLGCINIHASLLPRWRGAAPIQNAIRAGDTHTGITIMQMDEGLDTGPILSSRSTPIDDETTGETLHQSLTELGATLIVETLRKLESGALIPTPQPQSGITYASKLNPTESRLNWARPANELERQIRAFKPWPGSWFEYDGARIKVSSAETSRLKGQPGTVLDDQLTIACGQESLRLLHLQRPGKRVLDTAAFLRGMPIPPLTQLK; this is encoded by the coding sequence ATGGCTCTTCGTGTTGCATTTATGGGCTCTCCCCAATTTTCGGTTTCTCCACTACGAGCAATCGAAAAAGCTGGTCACAATATAGTAGCCGTCTACTGCCAACCGCCGCGTCCAGCCGGCAGGGGGCAAAATGAAAGACCATGCCCAGTTCACACTGTGGGCCAAGAAATGAACGTGCCGATCATGACTCCTGTTAATTTTCGAAAAAAATGTGAGTTAGATGCTTTTACTGCACTTTCACTCGACGTAGCAATTATCTCGGCTTATGGGATCATCCTGCCGAAAGAAATTCTAGAAGCACCTCGGCTTGGTTGCATTAACATACATGCTTCTCTGCTGCCACGTTGGCGCGGGGCCGCACCTATACAGAATGCTATTCGGGCTGGCGACACGCACACAGGTATAACCATAATGCAAATGGATGAAGGACTTGATACCGGCCCAATCCTATCATCGAGGTCAACTCCTATAGACGATGAAACCACCGGGGAAACATTACACCAATCACTTACGGAACTTGGCGCAACATTGATTGTCGAAACACTACGCAAATTAGAGAGCGGTGCCCTTATACCAACCCCCCAACCTCAATCAGGCATTACCTATGCCAGCAAACTTAATCCTACCGAGTCCCGCCTAAACTGGGCACGACCAGCAAACGAACTCGAACGCCAGATCCGGGCGTTTAAACCCTGGCCAGGGAGTTGGTTCGAGTACGATGGAGCTCGTATAAAAGTTTCTTCGGCAGAAACTAGCCGGCTCAAAGGACAGCCTGGAACTGTTCTCGATGATCAATTAACAATAGCTTGCGGTCAGGAAAGTCTGCGGCTACTCCATTTGCAGCGGCCCGGGAAACGTGTGCTGGATACAGCGGCTTTTCTTCGTGGAATGCCCATTCCACCCCTGACCCAACTCAAATGA
- the yidC gene encoding membrane protein insertase YidC, translating to MLPEQQKNMLLAITVSLMIVVGFNIIFPPPPPEEMGQDQKELEQKTPAENLGGQTSTDVRGKAIDQNVTADAGPKLGADTKDMVRQPSPKSLKPIFKDRASALQDSGGRVKISSTRLTGSIALTGARIDDLVLKGYRSSLDPNSEEIILLQPQGSEQPYYAEFGWLGNAVKVPDAKSVWKANRSVLSPGKSVTLSWDNGKGLLFERVISLDDSYMFQITQRVKNITTQTIALAPYGLVSRTGTPEVLGFYILHEGMIGVLKGVLQEVDYDEFDDGRPKRFESTGGWLGITDKYWLTALIPNQQQTANTSFVSHKRGTQQAYQADYLSPSMTVNPGETIEAKSNFFAGAKEKKLLDLYMAELKVDKFDLAIDFGWFWFFTKPFFSALSYFNEMFGNYGVAILILTVIIKIIFFPLANKSYRAMSKMKALQPKMEELKERFGEDRQRMNTELMNLYKTEKVNPAAGCFPILIQIPVFFALYKVLFVSIEMRQAPFFGWIHDLSAPDPLGIFTLFGLIPWEVPATLAFINIGIWPIIMGATMYLQQKLNPTPADPIQAKIFMFMPIIFTFILAPFPAGLVIYWAWNNILSIAQQWLIMKRMGVSIN from the coding sequence ATGTTGCCCGAACAACAAAAGAATATGCTATTGGCGATAACAGTCTCGTTAATGATTGTTGTCGGATTCAACATTATTTTTCCGCCACCACCACCCGAGGAGATGGGTCAGGACCAAAAGGAGTTAGAGCAAAAAACGCCGGCCGAAAATCTTGGCGGACAAACATCAACCGATGTTCGTGGCAAAGCAATTGATCAGAATGTAACTGCTGACGCGGGGCCCAAGTTGGGTGCCGATACAAAAGATATGGTACGGCAACCTTCTCCGAAAAGCCTCAAGCCAATTTTCAAAGACCGTGCCTCGGCGCTCCAAGACAGTGGGGGTCGAGTAAAAATCTCTTCAACGCGTTTGACAGGATCAATTGCTTTGACCGGAGCCCGCATTGATGATTTGGTTCTTAAAGGCTATAGGTCGTCGCTTGATCCTAATAGTGAAGAAATCATTTTATTACAGCCACAAGGCTCTGAGCAGCCATATTATGCAGAATTTGGTTGGCTTGGAAATGCAGTTAAAGTTCCAGATGCTAAGAGCGTATGGAAGGCAAATCGCTCCGTCTTAAGCCCCGGCAAATCCGTTACTCTTAGCTGGGATAACGGTAAAGGATTGTTATTTGAGCGTGTAATTTCTCTTGATGATTCTTACATGTTTCAAATCACTCAGCGTGTGAAGAACATAACAACTCAAACGATTGCACTTGCACCTTACGGGTTGGTCTCACGAACCGGCACACCTGAAGTCTTAGGGTTCTACATTTTGCATGAGGGAATGATTGGCGTTCTTAAGGGAGTGTTGCAGGAGGTAGATTATGACGAGTTCGACGACGGGAGGCCTAAGCGTTTTGAGAGCACGGGCGGCTGGCTTGGGATCACGGATAAATACTGGCTTACAGCCTTAATTCCAAACCAACAGCAGACAGCAAATACAAGCTTTGTGAGCCACAAAAGAGGCACACAGCAAGCGTACCAGGCTGATTACCTCAGCCCATCCATGACTGTTAATCCGGGTGAGACGATTGAAGCGAAAAGCAACTTTTTTGCGGGTGCTAAAGAGAAAAAACTTTTGGATTTATATATGGCGGAACTCAAAGTGGATAAATTTGATCTTGCCATTGATTTTGGTTGGTTCTGGTTTTTCACAAAGCCTTTTTTCTCGGCACTGAGTTACTTTAACGAAATGTTTGGTAACTATGGGGTCGCCATATTGATATTGACAGTGATCATAAAGATCATCTTCTTTCCACTCGCTAATAAATCTTATCGCGCGATGAGCAAAATGAAGGCGCTCCAGCCAAAAATGGAAGAATTGAAGGAGAGATTTGGAGAGGATCGCCAGCGCATGAATACTGAACTAATGAATTTATACAAGACTGAAAAAGTAAATCCGGCCGCTGGTTGTTTTCCAATTCTGATACAAATTCCGGTGTTCTTTGCTCTCTATAAAGTTTTATTCGTGTCTATCGAAATGCGACAAGCGCCATTCTTTGGTTGGATCCATGACCTTTCGGCACCAGATCCCTTGGGTATATTTACTCTTTTCGGGCTCATTCCGTGGGAGGTGCCTGCAACTCTTGCTTTCATTAATATTGGAATCTGGCCCATCATAATGGGAGCAACAATGTATCTTCAACAGAAGCTCAACCCTACTCCCGCAGACCCAATTCAGGCAAAGATTTTTATGTTCATGCCAATCATATTTACCTTCATCCTTGCGCCATTTCCCGCTGGATTAGTAATTTACTGGGCTTGGAACAATATCCTCTCAATAGCGCAACAGTGGTTGATTATGAAACGGATGGGTGTCAGCATTAACTAG
- the truA gene encoding tRNA pseudouridine(38-40) synthase TruA: MRTRWKITVEYDGQPFVGWQRQKNGKTVQEAIENAIHSFSQESVTLYGAGRTDSGVHALGQSAHFDLSYATSPDTVRDAINFHLRPLPIVILNAEKTYANFHARVDAIARHYKYRILNRRPPPTIDIGRVWHVPHKLDIKEMASAATALIGKHDFTSFRATACQANSPIKTLMRLKIYKVENEIHIEADARSFLHHQVRNIVGTLKLVGEGKWCRADVERALAARNRSAAGPTAPAEGLYLTSVDY; this comes from the coding sequence ATGAGAACTCGATGGAAAATCACTGTTGAATATGATGGACAGCCATTTGTTGGCTGGCAACGCCAGAAGAATGGCAAAACAGTCCAAGAAGCGATAGAAAATGCTATTCATTCATTCTCGCAGGAATCGGTAACACTTTATGGTGCGGGACGAACTGATTCTGGCGTCCATGCGCTCGGCCAAAGTGCACACTTTGATCTTAGTTATGCGACTTCCCCAGACACAGTGCGTGATGCGATCAATTTTCACCTTCGGCCTTTACCCATTGTTATTCTGAATGCCGAAAAAACATATGCCAACTTTCACGCACGGGTTGATGCTATAGCACGACATTATAAGTATCGAATACTCAACCGTCGTCCCCCCCCAACTATTGATATTGGCAGGGTTTGGCATGTTCCTCACAAGCTTGACATTAAAGAAATGGCTAGTGCTGCCACTGCTCTCATTGGGAAGCACGATTTCACGAGCTTTAGAGCCACCGCCTGCCAAGCGAATTCACCGATTAAAACTTTGATGCGTCTCAAAATATATAAAGTAGAAAATGAAATACATATTGAAGCCGATGCCCGCTCTTTCCTACACCACCAAGTTCGGAATATAGTAGGCACACTAAAGCTCGTTGGGGAGGGCAAGTGGTGCCGTGCTGATGTAGAACGGGCATTAGCAGCAAGAAACAGGTCTGCAGCTGGTCCAACCGCACCCGCTGAGGGCTTATATCTTACATCAGTAGATTATTAG
- the rnpA gene encoding ribonuclease P protein component, with protein sequence MPTGILPLKQRAQFLHVAAARRYFVAPSLLLQVCLNSEAGKTIRVGYTASRRVGNAVVRNRAKRRLRAAVEEVMPSHGVLGCDYVIIARLATTKQPFHAIQADLKTAMKKLNVWRKAGVMASQFEARGK encoded by the coding sequence ATGCCGACTGGCATATTGCCGCTGAAACAGCGCGCACAGTTTCTCCACGTGGCTGCCGCTCGACGCTACTTTGTTGCCCCGAGCCTGTTATTACAGGTGTGCCTTAATAGCGAGGCTGGTAAGACTATACGTGTCGGCTATACTGCTAGCAGGAGGGTTGGCAACGCTGTAGTTCGCAATAGGGCTAAGCGACGCTTGCGTGCAGCGGTGGAGGAGGTTATGCCTTCACATGGCGTATTGGGTTGCGATTACGTAATTATAGCAAGGTTGGCGACAACTAAACAGCCGTTTCATGCAATACAAGCGGATCTGAAGACTGCGATGAAGAAATTGAATGTATGGCGCAAAGCTGGTGTGATGGCGTCTCAATTTGAAGCTAGGGGAAAATGA
- the dapD gene encoding 2,3,4,5-tetrahydropyridine-2,6-dicarboxylate N-succinyltransferase — protein sequence MSDIGLEKAIDEAWENRDSINSETTGEFRVAIERALDLMDTGQVRVAEKKSGRWRVNKWLKKAVLLSFRIEDMRSQTGGPDGSMWWDKVPAKTKNWTEKEFEKAAFRSVPSAVIRRSAYIAPGVVLMPSFVNLGAYVDSGTMVDTWATVGSCAQIGKNVHISGGAGIGGVLEPLQADPVIIEDNCFIGARSEVVEGVIVETGSVLSMGVFIGQSTKIIDRETGVITRGRVPAYSVVVPGSHAGDPLPDGSAGPNLYCAVILKTVDEGTREKTSINELLRD from the coding sequence ATGAGTGATATAGGTTTAGAAAAAGCGATTGATGAGGCTTGGGAAAACCGTGATTCAATTAATTCCGAGACAACGGGTGAATTTCGTGTTGCTATAGAAAGAGCACTTGATTTGATGGACACGGGACAGGTAAGGGTCGCTGAAAAAAAATCTGGTCGTTGGCGAGTTAATAAATGGCTCAAGAAAGCTGTACTTTTGTCGTTTCGTATAGAGGATATGCGTTCCCAAACGGGGGGGCCTGATGGCTCAATGTGGTGGGATAAGGTACCCGCAAAAACGAAAAATTGGACTGAAAAGGAATTTGAGAAGGCTGCGTTTCGATCGGTGCCGTCGGCCGTAATAAGGCGTTCCGCATATATCGCTCCTGGTGTAGTGCTAATGCCATCATTCGTGAATCTTGGTGCGTACGTTGACTCGGGCACAATGGTTGACACATGGGCCACTGTTGGCTCCTGCGCCCAGATTGGAAAGAATGTCCATATATCAGGAGGTGCTGGCATAGGAGGCGTACTTGAGCCCTTGCAAGCAGATCCGGTAATTATTGAAGACAACTGCTTTATTGGTGCACGTTCAGAGGTAGTCGAAGGAGTTATTGTCGAGACGGGCTCGGTACTGTCTATGGGCGTATTCATAGGTCAATCTACGAAAATTATTGATCGTGAGACTGGTGTGATTACGCGCGGTAGAGTGCCCGCTTACTCGGTTGTTGTGCCGGGCAGTCATGCCGGAGATCCTCTCCCAGACGGATCAGCTGGCCCTAATCTTTACTGCGCTGTAATTCTCAAGACGGTAGATGAAGGTACCCGCGAGAAAACTTCAATTAATGAATTATTGCGGGATTAA
- the rpmH gene encoding 50S ribosomal protein L34 — translation MKRTFQPSRLVRKRRHGFRARMATKSGRQVLARRRAKGRKILSA, via the coding sequence GTGAAACGTACATTTCAACCGAGTAGATTAGTCCGTAAACGTCGCCATGGTTTTCGCGCTCGAATGGCAACGAAGTCCGGCCGTCAAGTTCTTGCCCGGCGGCGCGCCAAGGGCCGCAAGATTTTGTCTGCATAG
- the panB gene encoding 3-methyl-2-oxobutanoate hydroxymethyltransferase, whose product MNKTERRLTAPDIQARKGGEPIVCLTAYTAPTAEILDRYVDLLLVGDSVAMVLYGMETTLGISLDTMIGHGKAVVRASSTALVAVDMPFGSYQGSKEEAFRNAARIMSETGCQAIKLEGGVEMEDTVHFLSERGVPVFGHVGLRPQSLHTAGGFRSHGKDHREADQILRDAEAIAQAGAFAIVIEGTVEPVAARVTENTPVPIIGIGASPRCDGQVLVTEDLVGMFNTFRPKFVKRYAELNNEMAKAVEKFSHDVRQRKFPDAEHCFGAEPRKVSG is encoded by the coding sequence ATGAATAAAACTGAACGACGTCTAACAGCACCAGACATCCAGGCCAGGAAAGGCGGGGAGCCAATTGTGTGCTTAACGGCATACACTGCACCAACTGCCGAAATTCTTGATCGATATGTGGATCTCCTATTGGTGGGAGACTCAGTGGCAATGGTTCTTTATGGAATGGAGACAACACTAGGTATCTCACTCGACACAATGATTGGTCACGGCAAAGCAGTAGTAAGGGCTTCTAGTACTGCCCTTGTTGCTGTTGATATGCCGTTTGGAAGCTACCAAGGAAGTAAAGAAGAAGCATTTCGGAATGCGGCTCGAATAATGTCTGAAACTGGCTGCCAAGCTATAAAACTAGAAGGTGGCGTAGAGATGGAGGACACGGTGCATTTTCTAAGTGAACGTGGGGTGCCGGTTTTCGGGCACGTAGGCCTGCGACCACAAAGTCTGCATACCGCCGGCGGGTTCCGTAGCCATGGAAAAGACCACAGAGAAGCAGACCAGATCTTGCGAGATGCGGAAGCTATAGCCCAAGCAGGGGCATTCGCAATCGTGATTGAGGGAACAGTTGAGCCGGTAGCCGCTCGTGTTACTGAAAACACGCCAGTTCCAATAATTGGTATCGGCGCCTCACCACGCTGTGACGGTCAAGTGTTAGTAACCGAAGATCTAGTTGGTATGTTTAATACGTTCCGCCCGAAGTTTGTGAAGAGGTACGCAGAGCTCAACAATGAAATGGCGAAAGCGGTTGAAAAGTTTTCTCACGATGTCCGTCAACGAAAGTTTCCAGATGCAGAACATTGTTTTGGAGCAGAGCCACGCAAAGTCTCGGGCTAG
- the dapE gene encoding succinyl-diaminopimelate desuccinylase, with amino-acid sequence MPVDAIELSRQLIRCPSVTPEDGGALSLLQSTLEGLGFTCHRLVFSEEGTADVDNLYARFGEGSPNFCFAGHTDVVPPGNMNEWTHDPFGADVVDGILYGRGAVDMKTAIASFVSASASLITDHHFNGSISFLITGDEEGPAINGTRKVLDWLPSAGEKLDACLVGEPTNPSRFGEMMKIGRRGSMNSVVTVNGVQGHVAYPKLADSASHRLIRMMKSLLDDPLDSGNDYFDASSVQITSIDINNPTENLIPGTAEARFNIRFNDLHSSDTLKNWIKEKLDKAAGGASNYEISTKVSGESFIYPPGPLSNLVAECVQQVTGERPEMSTTGGTSDARFVKDHCPVCEFGLVGQTMHKVDESCTLSDVMALTEIYRAILKGYFCVEK; translated from the coding sequence ATGCCTGTTGATGCGATTGAGCTTTCTCGCCAGCTAATAAGGTGTCCCAGTGTTACTCCGGAAGATGGGGGTGCCCTTAGTTTGCTCCAGAGCACTTTAGAGGGTCTCGGATTTACCTGTCATAGGCTTGTGTTTTCTGAAGAGGGTACAGCCGATGTGGACAATCTTTATGCGCGTTTCGGCGAAGGCAGTCCCAACTTTTGTTTCGCGGGTCACACTGATGTTGTTCCGCCAGGAAACATGAATGAATGGACGCATGATCCTTTCGGAGCTGATGTTGTGGACGGCATTCTCTATGGGCGCGGCGCGGTTGATATGAAGACAGCGATTGCCTCCTTCGTCAGTGCATCAGCGAGTTTGATAACTGATCACCATTTCAATGGCTCAATAAGTTTCTTAATTACGGGTGATGAGGAGGGTCCTGCGATAAATGGTACACGAAAGGTGCTCGATTGGCTCCCTTCTGCAGGAGAAAAACTGGATGCATGTTTGGTTGGGGAGCCAACAAATCCCTCTCGATTTGGAGAAATGATGAAAATCGGGCGACGTGGCTCGATGAACTCAGTTGTCACTGTTAATGGTGTTCAAGGGCATGTTGCTTACCCAAAGTTGGCTGATAGCGCATCACACCGTCTAATTCGTATGATGAAATCACTTTTGGATGACCCCTTAGATAGCGGCAACGATTATTTTGATGCGTCCAGCGTCCAAATCACGTCGATTGACATAAACAATCCTACCGAAAATCTTATTCCTGGTACCGCGGAAGCGCGGTTTAACATTCGGTTTAACGATCTACACAGTTCAGACACTCTGAAGAATTGGATAAAGGAAAAGCTTGATAAAGCTGCGGGTGGGGCATCAAATTATGAGATTTCCACTAAAGTAAGTGGCGAATCATTTATTTATCCCCCAGGCCCACTTAGTAATTTGGTAGCTGAGTGTGTCCAGCAGGTTACAGGAGAGCGCCCTGAGATGAGCACGACTGGTGGGACCTCCGACGCTAGATTTGTAAAAGATCACTGTCCTGTTTGTGAGTTTGGTCTGGTGGGTCAAACCATGCACAAAGTTGATGAGTCTTGTACGCTGTCGGATGTTATGGCGTTGACTGAGATCTACAGAGCTATATTAAAGGGCTATTTCTGCGTTGAGAAATAA
- a CDS encoding TVP38/TMEM64 family protein — protein sequence MITKPTKIDPDAECRLWESFRPLCIGIGVSLILGLGFVIFSISGLGEFATLETIKAHRHWILGQAKQYPSMITAIFMLTYIMSVALSLPIGTLLTILGGYIFGQALGTIYVVTSATTGAYIVFSLAKTALGMSLRERAERNIKIMEPGFQKNALYYMLFLRLIPIFPFFIVNIVPAFLGVGLRPYLLGTFFGIIPSTFIFATAGASLGSILSSGNTFTVDYILTPDSIVLLCSIATFTLLPVLYKRLRRRATRHINAGNN from the coding sequence ATGATTACAAAACCAACAAAAATTGACCCTGACGCGGAATGTAGACTCTGGGAGAGCTTCCGACCACTCTGTATCGGAATAGGTGTGTCGCTAATACTTGGGTTAGGGTTTGTTATATTCTCTATCTCAGGTCTTGGCGAATTCGCCACGTTGGAGACTATAAAAGCCCATAGACACTGGATTTTGGGACAGGCCAAACAATACCCTTCCATGATAACAGCGATTTTTATGCTTACCTATATAATGAGCGTAGCCCTCTCATTGCCAATAGGTACATTGCTTACGATTTTGGGGGGATATATATTCGGCCAAGCGCTCGGAACAATATATGTCGTAACCTCGGCGACCACTGGTGCTTACATCGTTTTTTCATTAGCTAAAACTGCACTAGGCATGTCACTTCGTGAACGTGCCGAACGTAATATCAAAATAATGGAGCCAGGTTTTCAAAAAAATGCTCTTTACTACATGCTTTTCCTACGACTGATACCAATATTTCCCTTTTTCATAGTAAATATTGTGCCGGCCTTCTTGGGTGTTGGTCTAAGACCGTATTTATTGGGTACTTTTTTTGGCATCATACCAAGCACTTTCATCTTCGCAACAGCCGGTGCAAGCCTAGGATCAATATTAAGCAGCGGCAATACCTTCACAGTCGATTATATACTCACGCCTGATTCGATTGTATTACTTTGCAGTATTGCCACCTTCACTCTGCTTCCAGTTTTGTACAAGCGACTAAGACGCCGGGCAACTCGGCATATAAATGCGGGCAATAATTAG
- a CDS encoding pyrimidine 5'-nucleotidase: MSLNIAKSEHWIFDLDNTLYPADCKLFHQVDIRMRSFIADYLDLNEEDARKLQKRYFREYGTTLNGLMQNHRMKPEAFLEYVHDIDVNVVSPNPSLEHSLSRLPGQKLVFTNGTSEHAGRVMKRLGIEHHFDCVFDIFAADFIPKPSITGYRRLIESCAINPHKSVMVEDVACNLEPAKSLGMETVLITNSYEWSGEDKEGKYIDHRVNDLTRWLGKLSDSL, encoded by the coding sequence GTGTCATTAAATATTGCAAAATCAGAACACTGGATTTTTGATCTCGATAACACTCTGTACCCCGCAGATTGCAAATTATTCCATCAGGTTGATATCCGGATGCGAAGCTTCATTGCTGACTATCTCGATTTGAATGAGGAGGATGCCCGGAAGCTGCAAAAGCGTTATTTTCGCGAATACGGCACTACACTCAATGGGCTTATGCAGAATCATAGAATGAAGCCCGAGGCATTTCTCGAATATGTTCACGATATTGATGTTAATGTGGTATCTCCGAATCCATCTTTGGAACATTCGTTGTCACGGTTGCCCGGCCAAAAATTGGTTTTTACTAATGGGACATCAGAGCATGCAGGGCGCGTGATGAAACGGTTAGGCATTGAGCACCACTTTGATTGTGTGTTTGATATTTTTGCTGCAGATTTCATCCCTAAACCAAGCATTACTGGGTATCGTAGGTTGATAGAAAGCTGTGCCATTAATCCTCATAAATCGGTCATGGTAGAGGATGTGGCTTGTAATTTAGAGCCGGCAAAGAGTTTAGGAATGGAAACTGTACTTATTACGAACTCGTATGAATGGTCAGGTGAAGATAAAGAGGGTAAATATATCGACCATCGAGTAAATGATTTAACCAGGTGGCTTGGCAAGTTGTCAGACTCACTCTAG
- the yidD gene encoding membrane protein insertion efficiency factor YidD → MHFVGKCLVFCIRCYQLTVAAFTGNNCRFSPNCSTYVAEAIKIHGPWNGVLLGIARILRCNPWGSSGYDPVPPDADDNHSQLPPG, encoded by the coding sequence ATGCACTTTGTTGGAAAATGTCTTGTATTCTGCATTCGCTGCTATCAGCTTACTGTTGCCGCTTTTACAGGGAATAACTGTCGATTCTCCCCGAATTGTTCAACTTACGTTGCTGAAGCGATTAAAATCCACGGTCCATGGAACGGGGTTTTGCTCGGAATCGCGCGCATTTTGCGATGTAACCCTTGGGGGTCCTCGGGTTACGACCCAGTACCACCTGACGCGGATGATAACCACTCCCAGTTACCACCTGGTTAA
- the yihA gene encoding ribosome biogenesis GTP-binding protein YihA/YsxC, with amino-acid sequence MSALTRGVAVLVKRCHSLSVDGDRIEAGRVLFAQTCGFVTGAAQLGQLPLHALPELAFVGRSNVGKSSLINSLTGRKSLARTSNTPGRTQQINFFNLGDRLMLVDLPGYGYARAPKISVIKWTQLIHLYLKGRANLRRVCVLVDARHGLKDSDRSLMRELDQAAVAYQIVLTKVDKVRNIAQQTRCKIERELLRHPAAFPSAFLTSAQKDIGLSELRAELLSIVPKLGQGMPVG; translated from the coding sequence GTGTCAGCATTAACTAGAGGTGTTGCTGTCTTGGTAAAGCGTTGTCATAGCTTGAGTGTAGACGGAGATAGAATTGAGGCAGGGCGTGTGCTTTTTGCGCAAACCTGTGGTTTTGTCACTGGCGCAGCTCAGCTTGGGCAATTACCATTACATGCTCTACCCGAACTCGCATTTGTTGGCCGCTCTAATGTGGGAAAATCAAGTTTGATTAATTCATTGACGGGTCGCAAGTCATTGGCCCGTACGTCGAATACACCTGGCCGTACCCAGCAGATAAATTTTTTCAATTTAGGTGATCGTCTCATGCTTGTTGATTTGCCGGGGTATGGATATGCTCGTGCACCTAAGATATCAGTAATAAAATGGACCCAGTTGATCCATTTGTATCTGAAAGGGCGGGCCAATTTACGCCGTGTATGTGTTTTGGTTGATGCCCGCCATGGTTTGAAGGATAGCGATCGATCTTTGATGAGAGAGCTTGATCAAGCGGCTGTGGCCTATCAAATCGTGCTCACTAAAGTTGATAAGGTGAGGAATATCGCTCAGCAAACGCGTTGCAAGATCGAGCGGGAATTATTGAGGCATCCAGCGGCATTTCCTTCGGCTTTCTTAACTAGCGCTCAGAAGGATATAGGGCTCTCAGAATTGCGAGCCGAACTATTGTCAATAGTGCCTAAGCTAGGCCAAGGTATGCCTGTAGGCTAA
- the argB gene encoding acetylglutamate kinase, translated as MIDKAKVRAEWLGKAGILTEALPYMRRYGGKTFVIKYGGHAMGDSKLAAGFAHDIVLLQQVGIYPVVVHGGGPQIGAMLERLAIKSKFIDGLRVTDAATVEIVEMVLSGQLNKNIAAEISRAGGKAIGISGKDGGLITVEKATSTSVASGAINAIDLGFVGEPTEINPYIIDALRETEIIPVIAPLGCDMAGQTFNINADTAAGAVAASVDAERLLLLTDVEGVLDKDGKLIPELSTDEAKLLMEDGTISGGMIPKLETCICAVEGGAEGAVIIDGRVPHGMLLEIFTEHGSGTLIRSH; from the coding sequence ATGATTGATAAAGCAAAGGTCCGTGCCGAGTGGTTGGGTAAAGCGGGAATACTTACCGAGGCGCTTCCATATATGCGCCGTTATGGCGGCAAAACCTTCGTTATAAAATATGGCGGGCATGCCATGGGTGATTCTAAGCTTGCTGCTGGGTTTGCCCATGATATCGTTTTGTTACAGCAAGTAGGCATTTACCCTGTCGTGGTACATGGAGGTGGACCCCAGATCGGTGCAATGCTTGAGCGATTAGCGATTAAAAGTAAATTCATTGATGGACTTCGGGTAACTGATGCTGCGACGGTAGAGATTGTTGAAATGGTATTGTCAGGCCAACTGAATAAAAATATCGCAGCGGAAATCAGTAGGGCTGGTGGCAAAGCGATTGGTATTTCTGGCAAAGATGGAGGTTTGATAACGGTTGAGAAGGCAACAAGTACGTCAGTAGCTTCCGGAGCCATAAATGCTATAGATCTTGGTTTTGTAGGAGAGCCGACAGAGATAAATCCATATATTATTGACGCGCTGCGAGAGACTGAGATCATTCCAGTAATTGCTCCGCTTGGCTGTGATATGGCAGGGCAAACCTTTAATATAAACGCAGATACGGCAGCTGGTGCAGTTGCTGCTAGCGTTGATGCAGAGCGTCTTCTTCTTCTGACAGATGTTGAGGGAGTGCTTGATAAGGATGGAAAATTAATACCAGAACTCTCCACGGATGAGGCAAAACTTCTCATGGAGGACGGGACTATCTCAGGCGGTATGATCCCAAAACTAGAGACTTGTATCTGTGCCGTTGAGGGTGGGGCTGAAGGTGCGGTGATAATAGATGGTAGAGTGCCACACGGTATGCTTTTAGAAATTTTTACTGAACATGGCTCGGGAACCTTGATTCGATCGCATTGA